The Vulpes vulpes isolate BD-2025 chromosome 8, VulVul3, whole genome shotgun sequence genome has a window encoding:
- the TDRD15 gene encoding tudor domain-containing protein 15 isoform X1 — translation MAGIYVKLPGFQTGMVKTIKLKEIKRFVQCQSSRKMDSTSLLPTFLDVDLTISHVECLPKDILVKFQGKNNIECEFDYHILQREMQHIPKEKNNVDIDEFCLVEESVSGEWQRGRVMEKKNELYTVLLIDHGKELKVNSTQVASACGNLFELPPRVIVGIFANILPNGERWPPKALNYFKSLVGLQVKGCVQAVLPLQMLLLEVPKIISQVLELQLGRLIDGDSFRLIVEMLKEFPQEISDLLKHKGPELPLSNNDASLDIQHILGNLQPTLSVGSIESIKISSALSPSKFYCQLIKWIPELENLTVCMTLHYDTASQESSPTCDNFGLLCVAKRRNGQWHRGILQQLLPNNQVKIWFMDYGNSEAIPSIHVKKLKQDFILVPLFSFPCSLTYLHSPDRDARKSQLSVFKQALLGQIVYAHLDWFNKDEHLYYVTLQTQESTINSKCLLKTVGTQVLCPVSESKISNMFKETNASDVNSFAVEHFTGNIERPIDSLNKNTLKVGFPVKTVEMDIRAAYIAFVAYVLNPSNFWVRTNEHQHELQDIMKNINKSYDLCENDEMILRNPEPGLLCCARYSKDRYFYRAVITEINGYKINVYFIDYGNTDSIPFFDVKILLPEFCELPALAMCCSLAHIFPVEDLWVKAAIDYFKKIVLSKAILLQVIARKDDKYIVNIQSIEASENTDVVSLMLQAGYAEYWEVEPECLPKSVSEYSVLNLKCKNKVNIKVLSALLEGPKPKKYHSNKLKDSNLSLLKSPAVNFSDLRNPSTLSVGPESIRPYKEYMFKPGTVLEVKCSSYYGPGDFSCQLQCKLEDLKLLMDQIQNYYSIHSDPYQTGQIACVAKYSRDGKWYRAAILTQVSRKEFDIVFVDYGYQERVLVKDICAINPRFLVLEVQAFRCSLNHLVEHISGKFCWTREACRDFRNFISSSGGLLTCVVYALALIYPNCLYNLVDLQSPLTSAREFLINHGSAQYSMLSKPFPSSVSLYSYYYSSFNIKIGSEEEIYISHIYSPKKFYCQLSRNIKDLEMIETKIVEISNLKNCPKYDPSKMRLCISKYIEDGVSYRALAMPTDSLTDFLVYFVDFGNKQLVEESTLRAISDQFPELLFTPMQAIKCFLSDLRDVDIPAEISGWFEDNFLGKPLRAIILSRESDGQLGIELYDGCQHINEEIKMLLHAYGKKHCDQAHCVEKSPKISENERLAVSLKGKIENNYHHNMINKTNLVMYSESKIDQLMNPGSTYAKLLKPSVCYKIEPVSKTKVNSLSSGLKGKGVKSVSGSAHALDENDVGHRSVRVVSQCFSGELNQAASQNPSNLMRPQIKDLPQPQIYLNAKVKGYVSNISNPASFHIQLAENANVIIRLTDALNGSRANLVKERKSVKPMVGDLVIAEYFGDHAIYRAVIKRILPGNSFEVEFIDYGNTAVISASKIYEFQREFLTVPQLGIHSFLSGVKWNEPDEIWDSNTVDFFTSKVSNKTVSCEFLKKHERRWEVSIICDGTCIINELLKWTAYSKLRKTVLQLPVAVSQKVSSGEDDEMKKGKSNECEGPEILQPSCQQLVKIPLEELKPGQLEKSEILYVSKSGIFYVKLSKNKKILSDLTVLIAKEVKKPSLSIENIEKGLECLAKSKKSLKWYRSKVAKKCVDEKVLVFLVDRGKYEIVPFSNTKMLSNEIRNIPRQAVPCKWIWFENFKSRPFESIVGLFAHLEINILFLKYLDSVWKVDILVDGLLLLEYLNLNKVHVENKLKSSETILSVESKTTVSSCTTRSYTWAQLHNGKQYSGIATAISDPSDFCVQLEDFFDIMKSLFVLLSDLPEKLQRVPQECIIPGASCLFKYELEDQWNRVEISEVSNQSLLLVLIDYGFSVSIPYSDIKNLKVAPVELLNLPRLSYPCILHGILPAEGKHWNVEAKSFFQDFLSKPGLVFQFRTYNLETKLKVEVIHEKNNLADMLVASGFAAYCKDSDRLNDEVSTGSTTVQPQLQGKPLFPLLDQNCYRRENISCACSEKQKQKGRTVKRKEVYQNLLRKSCIRKRLYSRNVTLREKADVGQCNNPQSSFPLDTCSASFWEPPNGFKNNINYAENIFEKLPTEEIQENNIVDLRIAVKASHANEKIVSEEPLKVQGDESSDLLCISLATDNT, via the exons aaaatggaTTCTACATCTCTGTTACCAACGTTTTTAGACGTGGATCTGACAATATCACATGTAGAATGTCTTCCCAAGGATATTCTGGTGAAATTTCAAggcaaaaataatattgaatgtGAGTTTGACTACCACATATTACAGCGGGAAATGCAGCACattcccaaagaaaaaaataatgtggacATTGATGAATTTTGTTTGGTAGAAGAAAGTGTATCTGGCGAATGGCAGAGAGGAAGagtcatggaaaagaaaaatgaactctaTACAGTGCTCCTCATAGATCATGGAAAAGAACTAAAAGTTAATAGTACACAGGTTGCTTCGGCCTGTGGCAACTTATTTGAGCTACCGCCACGGGTAATAGTTGGTATTTTTGCCAACATACTACCAAATGGGGAAAGATGGCCTCCTAAGGCTTTGAATTACTTCAAGTCATTAGTAGGATTACAAGTGAAAGGCTGTGTACAAGCTGTTTTGCCTCTTCAAATGCTTCTTCTTGAAGTGCCAAAAATTATATCACAGGTTCTTGAATTACAATTAGGCAGACTTATTGATGGGGATTCGTTTCGTCTTATTGtggaaatgttaaaagaattcCCACAGGAAATATCAGATTTACTAAAACATAAAGGACCTGAGTTACCATTAAGTAATAATGATGCTTCACTTGATATTCAACACATTCTGGGTAATTTGCAGCCAACTTTGTCAGTAGGCAGTATTGAAAGTATAAAGATATCCTCTGCATTGAGCCCAAGTAAATTTTATTGTCAGCTAATTAAATGGATTCCAGAATTAGAAAACTTAACAGTGTGTATGACTTTGCATTATGATACAGCCAGTCAAGAAAGTAGTCCCACATGTGATAACTTTGGACTACTTTGTGTTGCCAAAAGAAGAAATGGGCAGTGGCATAGAGGAATTCTTCAGCAGCTCTTGCCCAATAATCAAGTGAAAATTTGGTTCATGGATTATGGCAATAGTGAGGCTATACCCTCCATCCATGTAAAGAAACTTAAGCAGGATTTTATTTTAGtaccattattttcatttccatgttcTCTGACATATTTGCATAGTCCAGATAGAGATGCCAGAAAATCTCAACTGAGTGTATTTAAACAAGCTTTGTTAGGACAAATAGTATATGCACACCTTGATTGGTTCAATAAGGATGAACATTTGTATTATGTAACACTACAAACTCAGGAGTCTACAATTAATTCTAAGTGTCTGCTGAAGACTGTAGGCACACAAGTACTCTGTCCAGTGTCTGAATCAAAAATCTCTAATATGTTTAAGGAGACTAATGCTTCTGATGTAAACAGCTTTGCAGTTGAGCATTTTACTGGAAATATCGAACGGCCGATAGACTCTctaaataaaaacactttgaaaGTAGGTTTTCCTGTTAAAACTGTAGAGATGGACATACGGGCTGCCTATATTGCTTTTGTGGCCTATGTATTAAACCCATCAAATTTCTGGGTACGCACTAATGAACATCAGCATGAACTTCaagatataatgaaaaatataaacaaatcttATGACTTGTgtgaaaatgatgaaatgattCTAAGAAATCCAGAGCCCGGATTATTATGCTGTGCTAGATACAGCAAGGACAGATACTTTTACAGGGCTGTCATCACTGAAATTAATGGTTATAagattaatgtttattttatagattatggAAATACTGATTCCATACCATTTTTTGATGTAAAAATTTTGCTTCCAGAGTTTTGTGAGTTGCCTGCTTTAGCCATGTGCTGTTCACTTGCACATATATTTCCTGTTGAAGATTTATGGGTTAAGGCAGCaattgactattttaaaaaaattgtcttgaGCAAAGCAATTTTGCTTCAAGTTATAGCAAGAAAAGATGACAAGTACATTGTAAATATTCAGAGTATTGAAGCCTCAGAAAATACTGATGTTGTCTCTCTCATGTTACAAGCTGGATATGCAGAATATTGGGAAGTAGAACCAGAATGTCTCCCCAAATCTGTAAGTGAATATTCAGTGTTAAATTTAAAGTGTAAAAACAAAGTTAATATTAAAGTCCTATCTGCCCTTCTTGAAGGACCTAAACCTAAGAAGTATCATTCAAATAAGCTAAAAGACAGTAACTTGTCTTTGTTAAAGTCCCCAGCTGTTAACTTCTCAGATTTAAGAAATCCTTCTACCTTGTCTGTGGGACCGGAATCGATACGACCTTATAAAGAATATATGTTTAAACCAGGAACAGTCCTTGAAGTCAAGTGTTCTTCTTATTATGGCCCAGGAGACTTTTCATGCCAGCTTCAATGTAAATTAGAAGACCTAAAATTACTAATGGATCAAATTCAGAATTATTACAGCATTCATTCTGATCCTTATCAAACTGGGCAGATTGCTTGTGTTGCTAAGTATTCCAGAGATGGGAAGTGGTATAGAGCTGCTATTTTGACTCAAGTATCAAGAAAAGAATTTGACATAGTATTTGTTGATTATGGTTACCAAGAAAGGGTTTTAGTTAAAGATATTTGTGCTATTAACCCACGTTTTCTTGTTTTAGAAGTCCAAGCCTTCAGATGTAGTCTTAACCATTTAGTTGAACACATCAGTGGTAAATTCTGTTGGACAAGAGAAGCATGCAGAGActttaggaattttatttcttcctctggaGGGTTATTGACTTGTGTCGTTTATGCCTTAGCTCTTATATATCCAAACTGTTTATATAACTTGGTGGATTTACAATCTCCACTTACTAGTGCAAGAGAATTTCTCATTAATCATGGCTCAGCACAGTATAGTATGTTATCAAAGCCATTCCCATCTTCAGTTAGTCTTTACAGTTACTATTATTCTTCCTTTAACATAAAAATTGGAAGCGAGGAAGAAATATACATATCTCACATATATAGTCCCAAAAAGTTTTATTGCCAACTTAGTAGAAATATTAAAGACCTAGAGATGATAGAAACAAAAATCGTAGAGATTAGTAACCTCAAAAATTGTCCAAAATATGATCCTAGTAAAATGAGGTTGTGCATATCTAAGTATATAGAGGATGGTGTCTCTTACAGAGCTTTAGCAATGCCAACGGATTCATTAACTGATTTTCTGGTCTATTTTGTGGACTTTGGAAATAAGCAGTTAGTAGAAGAAAGTACATTGAGGGCGATTTCAGATCAGTTTCCAGAATTGCTGTTTACACCCATGCAAGCTATTAAGTGTTTTTTGTCAGATCTTAGAGATGTAGATATTCCAGCAGAAATCAGTGGCTGGTTTGAAGATAACTTCTTAGGAAAACCGTTAAGGGCAATAATATTGTCCAGGGAGTCAGATGGCCAGCTTGGTATAGAATTGTATGATGGATGTCAacatataaatgaggaaattaaaatgttGCTTCATGCTTATGGAAAAAAACATTGTGACCAAGCACACTGTGTGGAAAAGAGTCCTAAAATAAGTGAGAATGAAAGACTTGCTGTTTCTTTGAAAggcaaaatagaaaacaattatcATCATAATATGATAAATAAAACTAATCTAGTAATGTATTCTGAAAGCAAAATAGATCAATTAATGAATCCTGGAAGTACATATGCCAAGCTTttgaaaccatcagtttgttacAAAATTGAACCGGTGTCAAAAACCAAAGTGAACTCTTTGAGTAGTGGACTAAAAGGTAAGGGTGTAAAAAGTGTCTCTGGATCTGCACATGCTCTCGATGAAAATGATGTGGGCCACAGATCAGTAAGGGTTGTATCACAGTGTTTTAGTGGAGAATTAAATCAAGCAGCCTCTCAAAACCCATCTAATCTTATGAGACCACAGATCAAAGATCTTCCTCAACCCCAAATCTACTTGAATGCCAAAGTTAAAGGATATGTTTCTAATATCAGTAATCCAGCAAGTTTCCATATCCAGCTGGCTGAGAATGCAAATGTAATCATCAGACTCACAGATGCTCTAAATGGAAGCAGAGCAAATttagtgaaagagagaaaatcagtgaagcCTATGGTGGGAGACCTTGTCATTGCAGAATACTTTGGTGACCATGCCATCTACAGAGCAGTAATTAAGAGAATTTTGCCAGGAAATTCTTTTGAAGTGGAATTTATTGACTATGGTAATACTGCGGTAATAAGTGCTTCCAAAATTTATGAATTTCAGAGGGAATTCTTAACTGTTCCTCAGCTAGGAATCCATTCTTTTCTTAGTGGAGTCAAGTGGAATGAGCCTGATGAAATATGGGACAGTAACACTGTGGATTTTTTCACATCAAAAGTGAGTAACAAAACAGTTTCTTGTGAATTTTTGAAAAAGCATGAGCGGAGATGGGAAGTCAGTATCATTTGTGACGGAACGTGTATCATTAATGAATTACTGAAATGGACAGCATATTCAAAACTACGGAAAACAGTATTGCAGCTGCCTGTGGCTGTCTCTCAAAAGGTGAGCTCTGGGGAGGATgatgaaatgaagaaaggaaaatcaaacgAGTGTGAAGGTCCTGAGATCCTTCAACCATCCTGCCAACAGCTGGTTAAGATTCCTTTGGAAGAGTTAAAACCTGGACAACTTGAAAAGTCTGAAATACTTTATGTCTCAAAAAGTGGGATCTTTTATGTGAagttatccaaaaataaaaaaatcttatcagATTTAACAGTATTAATCGCCAAAGAAGTAAAGAAACCCTCTTTATCaattgaaaatattgaaaaaggtTTAGAGTGCTTGGCAAAATCTAAAAAATCCTTGAAGTGGTATCGATCAAAAGTTGCAAAGAAGTGTGTTGATGAGAAAGTGCTTGTTTTTTTAGTAGATCGTGGTAAGTATGAAATAGTACCTTTCAGTAATACCAAGATGCTTAgtaatgaaattagaaatattcCAAGACAAGCTGTGCCTTGTAAATGGATTtggtttgaaaattttaaaagccggCCATTTGAGTCCATTGTGGGTTTATTTGcacatttggaaataaatattcttttcctgaaatatttagaCTCTGTGTGGAAAGTAGACATTCTGGTAGATGGCCTGTTACTTttggaatatttaaatttaaataaagttcatGTTGAAAACAAACTTAAATCTTCAGAAACTATTTTGAGTGTGGAATCTAAGACTACTGTGTCCTCTTGTACAACAAGATCATATACTTGGGCCCAGCTccacaatggaaaacaatatTCTGGTATTGCCACTGCTATTTCTGATCCATCAGATTTCTGCGTTCAGTTAGAAGATTTCTTTGACATAATGAAATCTCTCTTTGTGTTGCTTTCTGATCTACCGGAAAAGTTGCAAAGAGTGCCTCAAGAGTGCATAATTCCCGGTGCTAGTTGTTTGTTCAAATATGAATTGGAAGATCAGTGGAATAGAGTGGAAATTTCTGAGGTCTCTAATCAATCTTTATTACTTGTGTTGATCGACTATGGATTTTCTGTTTCCATACCTTATTCAGATATAAAAAATCTGAAAGTTGCTCCTGTCGAACTTTTGAATTTACCAAGGTTGAGTTATCCTTGTATCTTACATGGTATCTTACCTGCTGAAGGGAAACACTGGAATGTAGAAGCCAAaagtttttttcaagatttcctaAGTAAACCAGGCTTAGTTTTTCAGTTTAGGACATATAATCttgaaacaaaactgaaagtaGAGGTCATCCATGAGAAGAACAATTTGGCAGATATGTTAGTTGCTTCTGGTTTTGCAGCGTATTGTAAAGATTCGGATCGTCTTAATGATGAAGTTAGTACTGGATCTACTACAGTCCAGCCTCAATTACAGGGGAAGCCTCTCTTCCCATTGTTAGATCAAAATTGTTATAGAAGGGAAAATATAAGTTGTGCCTGctctgagaaacaaaagcaaaaagggagAACTGTAAAGAGGAAAGAAGTCTACCAGAACCTCTTAAGGAAAAGCTGTATCCGTAAAAGATTATATTCTAGAAACGTAACTCTGAGAGAGAAGGCTGATGTTGGGCAGTGCAATAATCCCCAAAGTTCCTTTCCATTGGATACGTGTTCAGCTTCATTTTGGGAACCACCTAATGGTTTCAAGAATAACATCAATTATgctgaaaacatttttgaaaaactacCAACTGAAGAAATACAGGAAAACAACATAGTGGATTTGAGAATAGCAGTAAAAGCATCGCACGCTAATGAAAAAATTGTATCAGAGGAACCGTTAAAGG tGCAAGGAGATGAAAGCTCAGATCTTTTATGCATCAGTTTGGCAACAGATAATACATAG